A single Anatilimnocola floriformis DNA region contains:
- a CDS encoding CPBP family intramembrane glutamic endopeptidase, whose protein sequence is MSLVFIAPILLTYELGVLTLGPDSLRNAADVWGRQFLRLLGFGQYFLLPLLVCGVLLAWHHLRHDPWTIRRRVLGVMWLEALTFGVALLVLARLMGRFFEASAQDVLAAVATNTERSTWSKFIGYLGAGFYEELLFRLILLSGLAIAAKQAGLNRRGSLLTAVGISSVLFAAVHYRFELSLFGWTIGPQYGDTFGWFSCLFRIAAGLFFGCLFVLRGFGIVVGAHAIYDILVLLTS, encoded by the coding sequence ATGTCGCTGGTGTTCATCGCGCCGATTCTGCTGACGTATGAACTCGGTGTGCTGACGCTCGGTCCCGATTCGTTACGCAACGCAGCCGATGTCTGGGGCCGGCAGTTCTTGCGACTGCTCGGTTTCGGTCAGTATTTTTTGTTGCCGCTGCTCGTCTGCGGCGTGTTGCTCGCGTGGCATCACCTGCGTCACGATCCCTGGACCATTCGCCGCCGCGTGCTGGGCGTGATGTGGCTCGAAGCGCTCACGTTTGGCGTGGCGCTGCTGGTTCTCGCGCGGCTGATGGGGAGATTTTTCGAAGCGAGCGCGCAGGATGTTCTCGCTGCGGTCGCGACGAACACTGAGCGCTCGACGTGGTCGAAGTTCATCGGCTATCTCGGCGCTGGATTTTACGAAGAGCTGCTCTTCCGCTTGATTCTGCTTTCCGGCCTGGCGATTGCGGCGAAACAAGCGGGCCTGAATCGCCGCGGCAGCTTGCTCACCGCCGTCGGCATTTCGAGCGTGCTATTCGCCGCGGTGCATTACCGCTTTGAACTAAGTTTGTTCGGCTGGACGATCGGGCCGCAATATGGCGACACATTCGGCTGGTTCAGTTGTTTATTTCGTATCGCCGCTGGTTTGTTTTTTGGTTGCTTGTTCGTGCTGCGCGGTTTTGGAATCGTGGTTGGCGCGCACGCGATCTACGACATCTTAGTGCTGCTGACGTCGTGA
- a CDS encoding DUF2617 family protein has translation MSFQLFGRALHPELFKVFATKTVERGDYRAQIDITSAGHVITWRYRGLTLTEVACSAQHPLPEKRRLLSYRLKGERNDRVECRGGIVYQMNYQLEPVAPEVFWSFQSELNGETKHNGLLHVFDSSGRMALGAVSFIHAETRSRSLMVQAFHTFPDDYAIVKTQSVFELP, from the coding sequence TTGTCCTTTCAACTTTTCGGCCGCGCGCTCCATCCCGAGCTCTTCAAAGTGTTCGCGACGAAGACCGTCGAACGCGGCGATTATCGCGCGCAGATCGACATCACCAGCGCAGGACACGTCATCACCTGGCGTTACCGGGGACTTACGCTCACCGAAGTGGCCTGCTCGGCGCAGCATCCGCTGCCGGAAAAGCGGCGGCTCCTTTCCTATCGCCTGAAGGGCGAGCGGAACGATCGCGTCGAATGCCGCGGCGGCATTGTCTATCAGATGAACTATCAGCTCGAGCCGGTTGCACCGGAAGTTTTCTGGTCGTTCCAATCCGAGCTCAACGGCGAAACCAAGCACAACGGCTTGCTGCACGTCTTCGATTCCAGCGGCCGCATGGCTTTGGGTGCGGTTAGCTTCATCCACGCCGAAACGCGCAGCCGCAGCCTGATGGTGCAGGCCTTTCACACGTTCCCCGACGACTACGCAATTGTGAAAACGCAAAGCGTCTTCGAACTGCCGTAG
- a CDS encoding SRPBCC family protein, whose translation MIYPLRLWFGVREPVGQAAYAVSGFGLAIFKYVVEAALIWIMVGHVFLPHDFLNPVLSMRTQLLVGSPPWVGWFLFAWSLPFLWIAISMSVRRAADAHLSPWFGLTVILPLVNLVWMVVMCFVPHSKLAEWKPTREAENQTGQAKDAVIALAASLIAGGSMLAISAYGLASYGGSLFIGTPLLMGMLAAFLFNQRQPRGYWPSIGIGLAAVCCGALAMLLFALEGLICIAMALPILAPLGLLGGLLGKMIADTTRRPVRELMCVVLILPGLAWIESRLAPSPEFEVRSAVEIDAPPDVVWRHVIEFPELPPPTEWYFRAGIACPQRARIVGEGVGAVRHCEFTTGAFVEPITVWEPGRRLAFDVVEQPEPMFELTPYRHVHPPHLEGALRSNRGEFRLIELPNGRTRLEGSTWYQIDMLPQSYWTLWSNDLIHRIHLRVLEHVKRHAELDHTPLATE comes from the coding sequence ATGATTTACCCGCTGCGTCTCTGGTTTGGCGTTCGCGAACCCGTCGGACAAGCCGCGTACGCTGTTTCCGGCTTTGGGCTGGCGATCTTCAAGTACGTCGTCGAAGCAGCACTGATCTGGATCATGGTCGGCCACGTTTTCCTGCCGCATGACTTTCTGAATCCAGTCCTGAGCATGCGCACGCAACTGCTGGTGGGCAGCCCGCCATGGGTTGGTTGGTTTTTGTTCGCCTGGTCATTGCCGTTTTTGTGGATCGCCATTTCGATGAGCGTCCGCCGCGCAGCCGATGCTCATCTTTCACCGTGGTTCGGCCTGACGGTGATCCTGCCGCTGGTGAACCTGGTCTGGATGGTGGTGATGTGTTTCGTGCCGCACTCAAAGCTGGCCGAATGGAAGCCGACACGCGAGGCGGAGAATCAAACAGGCCAGGCCAAGGATGCAGTAATCGCGCTCGCGGCCAGCCTGATCGCCGGCGGCAGCATGCTGGCGATCAGCGCTTACGGCCTCGCTTCTTATGGCGGATCGCTCTTCATCGGCACGCCGCTGCTGATGGGCATGTTGGCCGCGTTCTTGTTCAACCAGCGTCAGCCGCGCGGCTATTGGCCCTCGATCGGAATCGGCCTCGCTGCCGTATGTTGCGGCGCGCTGGCGATGCTCCTCTTTGCACTCGAAGGACTGATTTGCATCGCCATGGCGCTGCCGATTCTCGCGCCGCTCGGTTTGCTTGGCGGATTACTCGGAAAAATGATCGCCGATACCACGCGCCGGCCAGTACGTGAGCTGATGTGCGTCGTGCTGATCCTGCCAGGACTGGCTTGGATCGAATCGCGTCTGGCGCCGTCACCGGAATTCGAAGTTCGCTCTGCCGTCGAGATCGACGCGCCGCCTGACGTTGTTTGGCGACACGTCATTGAATTTCCCGAGCTGCCGCCGCCCACCGAGTGGTACTTTCGCGCCGGCATCGCCTGTCCGCAGCGAGCCCGCATCGTCGGCGAAGGAGTCGGCGCGGTTCGGCATTGCGAGTTCACGACTGGCGCGTTCGTCGAACCGATCACCGTTTGGGAGCCCGGCCGGCGGCTGGCATTCGATGTCGTCGAGCAGCCCGAACCGATGTTCGAACTCACGCCTTACCGGCACGTTCATCCACCGCACCTCGAAGGCGCCTTGCGAAGCAACCGCGGCGAGTTTCGCCTAATCGAACTACCGAATGGCAGAACTCGACTCGAGGGGAGCACCTGGTATCAGATCGACATGCTGCCGCAATCGTATTGGACGCTGTGGTCGAACGATTTAATTCACCGGATCCATCTGCGGGTGCTTGAGCATGTGAAGCGACATGCTGAACTGGACCATACGCCGCTGGCGACGGAGTAA
- a CDS encoding alpha/beta fold hydrolase: MSNPPAGKKVAVADTHLNVIEQGKGRPLLLVHGFPLDHSMWAGQISELSSDFRVIAPDLRGLGLSEVTTGTVTMQRYADDLAELLTALDVKEPVIFCGLSMGGYIAWQFVARHRAKLAALIVADSRAVADAEKAAAGRKETADKVEKEGTKVVADAMLPKLFPAREIERGAAFVKATEAVMLASPPAGVAAALRGMAARPDFTSELPKIDIPTLIICGEEDAIAPAAEMKGIAEAIPGGKFVNIAGAGHMSPLEKPAEFNAAIRSFLKS, from the coding sequence ATGAGTAATCCTCCTGCTGGCAAAAAAGTCGCCGTCGCCGACACCCATTTGAATGTCATCGAACAAGGGAAAGGTCGGCCGCTGCTCTTGGTGCATGGCTTTCCGCTCGATCACTCGATGTGGGCGGGGCAGATCAGTGAGCTGTCGAGCGATTTCCGCGTGATCGCGCCCGACCTGCGCGGCCTGGGCCTGAGCGAAGTCACCACCGGCACCGTGACGATGCAGCGCTATGCCGATGACCTGGCCGAACTGCTCACGGCGCTCGACGTGAAAGAGCCAGTGATCTTCTGCGGGCTGTCGATGGGTGGCTATATCGCTTGGCAGTTCGTAGCTCGCCACCGCGCAAAGCTCGCGGCCCTGATTGTCGCCGATTCGCGGGCTGTAGCCGACGCTGAAAAAGCGGCAGCGGGGCGCAAGGAGACAGCTGACAAAGTGGAGAAAGAAGGTACCAAAGTCGTTGCCGATGCCATGTTGCCCAAATTGTTCCCGGCGCGGGAAATCGAACGCGGTGCCGCTTTCGTCAAAGCCACCGAAGCCGTAATGCTGGCCTCGCCGCCGGCGGGGGTGGCTGCCGCGCTCCGCGGAATGGCAGCACGGCCCGATTTCACCAGTGAGCTGCCCAAGATCGATATCCCCACGCTCATCATCTGCGGCGAGGAAGACGCCATCGCCCCGGCTGCAGAAATGAAAGGTATCGCCGAAGCCATTCCTGGCGGCAAGTTCGTGAACATCGCCGGCGCCGGTCACATGTCGCCGCTCGAGAAGCCCGCCGAGTTCAACGCGGCGATTCGGTCGTTTCTGAAGTCTTAA
- a CDS encoding DUF2752 domain-containing protein has translation MSAAVPESEIAAAEFVVAPIPYDTFEAKQRRDLQLHVFLLISSAAVVALAATMTIHEAKEVRLPGLAVSLPELCYFRAGTGIDCPGCGLTRSFIAFAHGRLLRSWLYNPAGALFFPVVVFQIPYRAAQLLRIRRGLPSWNLGNVAYGMFAGLLLTLFVQWVAKFLS, from the coding sequence ATGAGCGCTGCCGTTCCTGAGTCTGAAATTGCCGCAGCAGAATTCGTTGTTGCGCCGATTCCTTACGACACCTTCGAAGCCAAACAGCGGCGAGACCTGCAGCTGCATGTTTTTCTGCTGATATCGTCAGCTGCCGTAGTCGCGCTCGCTGCCACGATGACTATTCACGAGGCTAAGGAAGTTCGACTTCCGGGGCTGGCCGTGTCGCTGCCGGAGTTGTGCTACTTTCGTGCTGGCACGGGCATCGATTGTCCCGGCTGCGGTTTGACCCGCAGCTTCATCGCGTTCGCTCATGGGCGGTTGCTGCGCTCTTGGCTCTACAATCCTGCCGGCGCTCTCTTCTTTCCGGTGGTGGTTTTTCAGATTCCTTACCGCGCGGCGCAGCTCTTGCGTATCAGGCGTGGCTTGCCATCCTGGAATCTCGGCAATGTCGCTTACGGCATGTTTGCCGGGCTGCTTCTCACGCTGTTTGTGCAGTGGGTGGCCAAATTTCTGTCATAG